The Desulfovibrio sp. genome contains the following window.
GGTGTGGTGGCACTTGGCTTCTGCGGCCCGGTGCATGTGGATCACGCCCCGGACACATGGGGCTGGCTGTTCGCCCTGGGGCTGCTTACCTGCTACATGGCCTACATCTGCTACGGACAGGGGCTGAAACGCATCAGCCTTGTGCGGGCAGCAGTTACCTGCCATCTGGAGCCGGTGCTCGGCACTCTTTGGGTCTGGCTGTTCTGGAACGAGAGCTTTAGTGCCTCAGGCTGGATGGGCGGCGCGCTGGTGCTCAGCGCGGTATTTCTGCTGACCACGGACAAAACCAGCGAATAGCGCTGATGCCTGGGTGATCTAGCGCTAAAGCCCGAAAGTGCCCACGAATGCCCCTCCACCAAATACAAACCCCATCAGACTTTCAAAGAAGCAGCGTACGGACTGCCGTGCTTTGTTTGCCTGATGGGGTATATTTATCGGGCCGAGCTTGCCCTGACGGCTCGAAGCATTAGCGCTGGCCGATCACATCCAGAAATACCAGCGGTACGTTGCCGCTACATTTGAGCGCATGGGTGTCGCCAGGGCGGGCGATGGTAATGTCGCCGCCTTTCACCGGGGTTTCCTTGCCCGCGCTGTCGGTGAACACGCCCTCGCCGGAAACGATGATGTAGGCATCTTCATTGTTTTCATGCTTGTGCATGCCAATGGAAGCGCCCGGTTGCAGGGTCATCCAGCCGATTTCCTTGATAACCATGTCCTTGGAGGCATCGTTGCGGGTAAAGCCGAACTGCCCAAACAAGGTTCCCTGGCCGCCCGCCACCTTATCGCGGTTCCAGGTTTTCAAAGAATCCTTGGGGTAGAGCTGCGGTTCGCCCGCAAGAGCCGTTCCGGAAAACACCAGAGAACACAGCGCTGCAGCAAAAAGCATCTTTTTCATGATCACACTCCCGTTGCATGAACACACTCTATAAATGCACATAACGCGATGGAATCACAGAACAATAAAAACGTATCAGATACAGGCGGCAAGCTGCTGCTGACGCCCAGACCATACGCCCGCGCAATGCCGTCCGCAAGTGAATAATTTCCCAATCAAAACGCCGAAGTCTCGTCCTTACCGGCCTTGCCCCTTGTGGCCTGCGCATGCTTGGTGTATAGGCAAAAGCCTACGCCCTGCTAAATGTGCAAACATTGCGGCACGGTTGCATATTTATGGAGCAAGCCCGCTCCGTACTGCAAAAAATTCACGCATGGAGGCTGCGTTCCTGATGCCCTAGCCCAGAGGGCACACGCAGAACATTATGAGCAATATCATTCTGACCGGGGATCGCCCCACGGGTAAGCTGCACATCGGACACTTCGCCGGATCGCTCAAGCAGCGCGTTTTGTTGCAAAATTCTGGCAAATTTGATGAAATCTACATCATGCTGGCCGATGCGCAGGCTCTGACCGACAATGCCGACAATCCTGAAAAAGTGCGCAACAACATCCTTGAAGTGGCGCTGGACTACCTTGCCTGCGGCATTGACCCGGAGAAATCCTCCATCTTCATTCAGTCCCAGTTGCCGCAGCTTTATGAGCTGAGCTTCCACTATATGAACCTTGTCACCGTGTCGCGCCTGCAGCGCAACCCCACGGTCAAGGCAGAGATTGCCCAGAAAAATTTTGAGCAGAGCATCCCCGTGGGATTCTTCACCTACCCCATCAGCCAGGCGGCAGACATCACGGCTTTTGAAGCCACCGCCGTGCCGGTTGGCGAAGACCAGAAGCCCATGCTTGAACAGACCGTGGAAATCGTGCGCAAGTTCAACAGCACCTACGGCGAAACCCTGGTGGAACCGCAGATCCTGCTGGAACAGAACGCCGCCTGCCTGCGCCTGCCCGGTATTGACGGTAAGGCCAAGATGAGCAAGTCCATCGGCAACTGCATCTATCTGAGTGATTCCGAAAAGGAAGTTCACGACAAGATTTTCAGCATGTTCACCGACCCTGGCCACCTCAAGGCTTCCGACCCCGGCAAGATTGAGGGCAATACCGTGTTCACCTATCTGGACGCCTTTGCCGTGCCGGAAGACTTTGCCAAGTTCAATTCGCCCTACCCCAATCTGGACGAAATGAAGGCCCACTACCAGCGCGGCGGCCTTGGCGATGTGGCGGTAAAGAAGTTCCTCAACGAAGTCATGCAGCAGATCCTCGGCCCCATCCGCACCCGCAGGCAGCAATACGAACAGGACATTCCTTTCGTCATTGACGTGCTCAAGAAGGGTACGGAAAAGGCCTATGGCAAGGCAGCCAAAACCCTTGAAAAGGTTCGCCGGGCCATGAAGCTGAACCATTTTGAAGCGGGCCTCAAGCTGCAATCCAAGTAAGCAACCCACGCAGACGGGCTGCCCGCAGCGCAGATAATTGCGCCGCACCATGCCAGCAATCCCCGGTGTCGCCATAAGCGAAGCCGGGGATTTTTTTTCTTCTGCTTTTAGCTGCTCATGGCAGCCTTGACATTAGTTCCATATCGAAATAAATTGCCCCCCATGAAGACCGACCACATTGTTGCCCTCATAGGCCGGGTACGCGAACAGGCCAACAACCTCATTGTCGCCGAGCTTGAAAAGCGCGGACACGGCGGCATGGCCCCTTCTCACGGCGCCATTTTGCAGGCCCTGTTTACGCGCGGTCCCATGCATATGAGCGCGCTTGCCGAAGCCATAGGCAAACAAAAAAACACTGTGACTACACTGGTCGGCAAACTGGAGCAGGCGGGTTACGTAACCAAATCTCCTTCGCAGGAAGATTCGCGGGTTACGCTGGTTTCGCTTTCCGGCAAAGCTCTTGCTGCCAAGGCTGATTTTGACGCCATCTCCCAGACGCTGCTTGATGCCGTGTGGGGTGACATGCCCCAGGCCGACAGGGAAACCCTTGTTGCCGGGCTGGAAAGAGTGCTGCGCAACATCAGCCTGAAAACCATATTCTGATACCGGCAAAAGCATTCAACGCACTGTGCTTTGGATGTTTTTTTGTGAAACAATAGTTCGATATAGAATAAAATGGAGCTCATCATGCAAAAAGTAATCGACTTTCTGTCAGCCAACACCACGGTTTTTCTTGCCACCGCTGATTCCGGCGCGGCCCGTGTGCGGCCCTTCCAGTTTCAGTTTGCGGAAAATGGCCGCCTGTGGTTCTGCACCGCGCGCTCAAAAGAAACCTTTGCCCAGTTGCAGAGCGACCCCCGGCTGGAGCTTGCCTGCATGTCGCCCAAAATGGAGACCCTACGCGTAAAAGGTCAGGCCAATCTGGACGATGACATGGCGATCAAGCGGCGCATTATTGAAAACAACGGCCTTGTGCGCTCCATCTACGGCTCGGCAGAAAACCCTGATTTTACGGTTTTCAGCGTTGATCACGGTACGGCCTTCATGTTTGATTTCAGCGGCAACCCGCCTCAGTCTTTCAGCTTCTAGCGCTCCCGAAGCACCACAGGCCCACCTGCAACCCTGCTAAAAAACGGCGGTTGCATGTGGGCCTGTGCACAAAATATGGATCATCCAACTGCGCGCCGCAGAGGCCCCCTACTCCACGCCGTATTCTTTAAGCTTGCGCCATAATGTAGTGCGGGGCATGCCCAGCACTTCAGCCGCAAGTTTTTTATTATATCCTGTTTTTTCCAGTATTTTAATCACATAATGGCGTTCCATCTCCGCAAGGGTGGGTAGCCCGCCGCCCTCAAGCGTATCAAATTCCAGCCGCCGGATATCTTCTGGCAAGTCAGCCTGCGTAATGGTTTCACTGTCGGTAAGTGCCACGGCACGTTCGATAATATTTTCCAATTCACGCACATTGCCAGGGAAACTATAGCCCATCAACGCCGCAAGCGCCTGATCGTCCAGAGCATAAACCTCTTTACGAAACGCCAACCGGTATTTCTCAATAAAATGCTGCACCAGAAGCGGAATATCTTCACGCCGGTCTGTCAGACGCGGCAAGGTTGTGCTGACCACATTGAGCCTGAAGAACAGATCCTCGCGAAAATTCCCCTTTTCCACCTCGGCCTTCAAATCCCGGTTTGTGGCGGCAATAACGCGGATGTCCAGATCCACGGCTCGTGTGCCGCCAACCCGCAAGATTCGCCTTTCCTGAAGCACATGCAGCAGCCGCACCTGCATGGCCAGCGGCATTTCGCCCACTTCGTCCAAGAATACCGTGCCGCCCGATGCAGCCTCAAGCAGGCCAATCTTGCCGGTTGCCGCCCCGGTAAAGGCCCCTTTTTCATAGCCAAAAAGTTCGCTGCTGATGAGTTCTTCCGTAAAACCACCGCAATTGAAAGTAACAAAAGGCTGGTTGCGGCGCGGGCTCAGATGGTGCAGGGCAAGGGCCACAAGGGCCTTGCCGGTCCCGCTGTCGCCCTGAACAAGCACGTTGCAGTCAACAGGCGCGACCTTGCGGATAAGCGAAAAAAGTTCCTGAATGGCCGGACTTTTACCCACTATGGAAGACAGCCCCGTAGTCCCCAGAAGAGCCTCTCGCAACTGGATATTTTCCATGCGCATTGAGATTTTTTCCTGCGCATGGCGGGCAAGAGTGCGAATCTCCGTAAAATTCACCGGCTTGGTTACATAATGGAAGGCCCCTTCGCGCATGGCCTCTATGGCGGTAGAAATAGTACCGTGCCCTGTTACAATGATGACTTCGGTTTCCGGCTTCAGCCCCTTGATTTTGGGCAACAGTTCAAGGCCGTTCATATCCGGCAGCAGCATGTCTGAAAAAACCACGTCAAAGGGCTGCTCTATCATTGCCTCCAGAAAAGAACGGGCGCTCATAAAGGCCTCAACCGCATACCCTTCTTTTACAAGGGCTTGGCTCAGGCGTTTGCAGACAACAGGCTCATCGTCAACAATGGCGACACGCAAGGGCATCTGTTACTCCTTTTCAGTAGTCTGCAAACAACCACCCACGCGGGGCAGCAAAACTGTAAAAACGGCTCCCTGCCCCGGGCTGCTCCGCACGCGGATCTGTCCCTCGTAGCGGTGTACCAGTGCATAGGTTACGGCAAGGCCAAGGCCCGTGCCCTTGCCTACCTCCTTGGTGGAAAAAAAGGGCTCAAAAATATGTTCCTGAATGGACTCCGGTATGCCGGGGCCTGTGTCGCATATCTCAAATGCCACCATGTTAGCATCTGCCTCATGGGCGCAGACGCTAACCGTTCCGCCCCTTGACGTGGCTTGAATGGCATTGAGCAGCAGATTCATGAATATCTGCTGCAAGCTGCGCAGATCACCGCAAATATCCGGCAGGGATTCAGGCACATCCGCATGCAGCACTACACCAGAAAGTATCACCTGATTTTTCAGCAGGTTCAATACAGACTCCACAACCTTTGCCGGGCACAGCCCCTCTGAGGCAGGATGCCCGGTGCGCGAAAAATCCAGCAAGTTGCGCACGATGTCAGAGGCACGCTCCGCCTGCTGCATGATATCATCAATCATCTCCTGCCCATCGGCATCAATGTTTTCCTTATAATCTTCGCGCAGCCCCTCGGCGCTCAACAGCACGTTGTTGATGGGATTGTTCAACTCATGCGCGATGCCAGCGGTGAATGTGCCAAGAGCTGCCATCTTGCGGGCTTGCAGCAGGTGCTCCTGATTTACGGCCAGTTCGTGCGACATTCTGTTGAAAGCGCGAATAAAATTTGCAATTTCGCTCAGCTGCTCGGCCCCGGTGGCGATGGGGCTGAAGTCGCCGCGCCCTACGCGGGCTGTACCCGCCGCCACCATGCCCAGCGGGCGCAGAACCCCTTGCGAAATAAGCTTGATGACCAGAGCCATAAGCAACAAAAATATCGACAAAAAAGCCACCGGCATAATATGGGTCTGCTTAAGAGCCTTGTGCGCCCGCTCGCGCTTTTGCCTGCGGATGTCATCTGCAGACTCTGTCAGCACTTTTCCCAGATTGCGCAGAGTCTGCTGCCCCGCTTCGCCGCCTTTTGCCAGAACCCGCATGGCCTGATCATAGTGGTAAAGCATATCCATGAATTTTTTTTGCTGCTCGCTCCCGGCGAGCATGGTCATATCTTCGGCCAGTTCTCCGGCAAGTGCGTTTATACGCTCAAGATATACAATGCCTTCACTCAGGCTGGCGGCGTCATTGTAGAAAAAATAATTCTTTTCATACCTGCGCACTTCAAGAATATTATTTAACAGATCGTCATATTTTTCGCCAAGCAACAACCGCTGACTCACAGTGGACAGGCTCCAGTAATTCAAGCCCGCCAAAACGCCGATGGACAGAAAGGTCACGGCAAAAAGGATGAATATTTTCCCCTTGATGGAGTGAAAAAAATCTCCGGAAGACGCAACCATGCGCTGAATGCCCCGCCTGTCTGCAATTTTCCCCACTTCCGCCTCGTCCATCGCCAACCTCCATGCCAGATCCCACGGCAATCATGCTTGGTGCGCAAGCTCCAATCCATCTGTTATTCATTTTGAAACATTTTTCACTAGCATTTTTTATATTCTTTTCAAAATGAACACAACGGATTTTAAAATTCCTGACGAAGAATAGATAACACCCAATATTTAAACCATATTTTTTTAAATCTCACCTTGGCATCACATTTGCCTATGCACCCCCACGAGGTGGCGCATGGAACACATTTTAGTGGCCGTTGATCAGCTACATCCCCAGCATGAAGCCATAACTCACGGGTGCTCTCTGGCAAAACGCATTCAGGCACGGTTACATGTGCTCTTTGTGCACAAAAAGTCGTGCGTGGTCACAAATCCTGCACGCCAGCGCCTTGAATTGCTTGTGGCATATGCCAGAACAGAAGGAATACACGTTGAATATACCATACTAGAAGGAGGATATGAAGAATCAATTATTTCATTTATACAAAACAATGGAATAACCCTGTTCATACACGAACTTGAACATACGGATTTACGTTCATTCGAGCGCAGTTTTTCTGTATTAAAGTCTGTTCGTCACAGGATTTCTTGCAGGGTTGAAACAGTAACTCCCCAAAAACATTGATGCAACACAGCGAGGCTGACGTATGAACATACCGCTGTATATGTACCTGCCCATTGCCGGAAACAGCGTAAACATGGCGGCAATCCTGGGTCTGGGCGGAACAGTTGGACTGCTCTCGGGCATTTTTGGCGTTGGCGGCGGCTTTTTTATGACGCCGCTGCTTATCATGCTGGGCATCCCCCCGACAGTTGCCGCAGCTTCCGACTCCAACCAGATTATCGGCGCTTCCACCTCCGGCACCCTGGCCCATTTTCGTCTGGGAAATGTGGATTTCAAAATGGGATTCCTCCTGCTTGCGGGCGGTGTGGCTGGCGGCTGCGTGGGGGTACGCGTCATCAAGCTGCTGCGTGCGATGGGCAATGCAGATTTTCTCATAAATATCACATATGTACTCATGCTTGGCCTTGTAGGCGGCTACATGTTTTATGAAAGTCTGCAATCCATGCGCGCCCCGAATGTCAGCGCTTGCACCAAAACAGCCAAGTGCGCCGAATCCCCATGCCAGCGGAGATTGCACAATTTGCCCTGGCAAATGGATTTTGTACGTTCCGGCGTGCGCCTCTCAGTACTCATGCCTCTGGGCCTGGGCACCCTGGTGGGCATACTTGCCGCCATCATGGGCGTTGGCGGTGGTTTCATCATGGTACCTGTCATGGTGTACCTGCTGCGCATGCCCATGCATGTTGTGGTCGGCACGAGCCTGTTCCAGATTCTGTTCACCTGCGTCAATGTCACCATCATGCAGTCCATTGAAAACCACACGGTGGATTTCATTCTGGCTCTGCTGTTGCTCATAGGGTCGTCATTTGGCGCGCAGATCGGTACGCGCATTGGCAAAAAGCTCAAGGCCGACCAGCTTAAGATCCTGCTGGCAACACTTGTTCTGGTGGTCATGGGTAAAATTCTCTACGACCTGTTGGCCCGACCAGATGTATTGCTGGCATACGCAGGAGGGCATTAATCATGCGTGGTCTGGTACTCTTGCGCATTATTCCGGCTGCGGCCCTGACCATCACCCTTTGCTTTGCAGGCTTAGCCGCACATGCCGCAGAAGCTGTGGTCCTCACGAAAAAACCATCCGACATCAACATTTCTGCCTCTTACACAGGGACAGTACTGCATGTGGAAGGGGTGGCCCCACAAGGCAGCGCCATTGTCGTCCGTTTTGCGGGCGAAAAAACAGATCTTGCCCTGAGGCAAAAGGGCAAAGTATTCGACTTGCTCTGGATGAACCTCGGCACCGTGCATTTGCACAATGTGCCGTCAGTCTTTCTGGTTGGGTCATCGCGCCCGCTGGCGGATGTGGGCGGTGCAGACCTGGGGCTTGAGGCCGTGCGTAAAGCAATAACCGCAGAAGAGAACAAGGGCGATACCCTTGATATCCCGGCTGAACTCATAAAACTGAAGCAACAGGACGGCCTGTACCGCGAGAGCACGCGGGGAATCACCGTGGCGGACAACGGCGATTTTACCGCAAATATGGCCATTCCCTCGCGCATGTCCCCCGGCGCATACACACTTGAGGTTTTCGCCCTGCGCAATGGCAGCATCGCAGGAAGTGTTTCGGCCCCGGTGGCAGTCAGACTTGTGGGCATGCCTGCATGGATAGATCACATGGCCAGGGACAACAGCCTGCTGTACGGCATATTGTCCACCCTGATAGCAATTTTTGGAGGCCTTGCCATTGGCATCGTATTCCAGAGCAGAGGTGGGGCGCATTAGAAGCATTCAGTCGTAAACGTGCTCTAGCCGCACGAACGGATACGGGGGAGCGGCAACGCCCCCCGCCGGAGGACGATCGTGGGAATTATGGCGCGAATAGCCAACCTGTTTATGGGCTGGCGCAACGAGCAAAGCGTAACCTTTGCCCTGCTGTTCAAGAAATTCAAAAGCATTCTTGAACGCAATAACCGCATCCTTGAACTCATGGCCGACATGGGGGACAAGCTTGGCGGCGAATACATTTTTGACAACAAATATATTGAAGACGCCACCTTCCAACTGAACGACCAGGTTTTCAAGCTCATTTCTGATATGAGCGTGCTCACACAAAGTAAAAATACGGCCCTGTTTCTGGCCTTTGAACGCATCCAGCATATTCTGGAGGAGGAAATTGCAGGGCGACGGCATCCGGAAGGAAGCCGCATGGTGCTGCCGTTTCAAGACATCGGCATTGAAGCAGAAGACGAAGTTGGCGGCAAAATTTCCCAGCTTGGCGACATCTCCAACCGCCTGCACCTACAAACACCCAAAGGTTTTGCCATCACTACCACGGCCTTTTTTGCCTTCATGTCGCACAACGGACTTCTTGATCTGGCCCAAAAAGGTATTGAGCAATGGGACGGCACAGATCAGGAACTCCACGAGCTGGCCGACCTTATGCAGTCGCGCATCATGGACTCTCCCCTTCCCTGGCGACTTGTGGCTCAGATTGACGCAATGATTGATGTGCTGAGCAAATGCTCTGCCCACCCCTTGCGCCTTGCCCTGCGCAGCAGCGCCTGGGGCGAGGACGGAGATTCCAGCTTTGCCGGACAGTACGCAACCGAGCTGAATGTGCCACCTGACCGCGTTGTTAAAGCATACAAAACAGTTGTCGCCAGCACCTATTCCCTGGAAGCATGGCGCTACCGCCTCGACCGTGGATACCACGAACACGAAGTGGCTATGGCTGTGGGTTGCCAGATCATGGCCGACAGCCGCATCAGCGGTGTGCTTTTTACCTGCACGCAAACTTCAAGCGCAACGTGCGAGTCCATGATCGTGAGCGCCACCTGGGGTGGGGGCGCTGCCGTTGTTGCAGGAGAAACCGCCACAGATACCATCTACTTGAGCCGCACGCCGCCCTATCCACCACTCACACGGGCAATAGCGCGAAAAACGCGCAGACTTGTGCCCGCAGCAAGAGGAGACCTTGTATGGGAGGACGTGCCGGAAGATTTACAAAATATTCCAAGCCTTACCGACAGCCAGTTGGAACAGCTTGCCCGGGCTGGCATGTCGCTTGAACGTTATTACAAACGCCCGCAAGATGTGGAGTGGACATTCGATTCCCGTGGTGAGCTGCATATCTTGCAATCGCGCCCCTTGCGGTCAGGCGGCGATGCAGGTTTGCCTGTTCCGGTGCAAAGCGCCACCAGAAAGGCAGAAATAATTTTTGCTGGCAAGGGTCTGGTGGCGCAACGCGGCGTAGCGGTGGGAAAGGTTGTACTGGTTGACCACAATACGGATCTTGACCAGTTTCCGGAGGGCGGCATTCTTGTTTCCAAGTTCACTTCCCCCCGCTATGCCCGCGTCATGCGCCGCGCCTGCGGTATTATTACTGATGTGGGTTCACCTACTGGACACATGGCCACTATTGCCCGGGAGCAGCGAGTGCCCGCGCTGGTCAATACGGAAGAAGCCACGCGACTGCTGCATGATGGTGATGAGATAACCCTTGATGCAACGCAGAACATTGTTTATCGGGGGCGCGTTGCAGAGCTGGACAAATTTGAGCGTTCAGAGCCTGACATGTTTGAAGAATCCTACGAATACAGACTGTTGCGCAGGCTGCTCAAGCACATTACGCCGCTCAATCTTGTCGATCCGCATTCGGACGATTTCAAACCCCAGGCATGCAAAACATACCATGATATAACCCGCTATATTCATGAAAAAGCAGTTGAAGCACTTGTGGTGCTAAGCCAGCGGCACGATGCCCTGCACCACGCTCCAGCCCGCCGACTGCTGGACGGCCCTCCTCTTGGCCTTACCATCATTGACGCAGGCGGCGGAACCAACTGCCCGCCAGAAGCGCCAACCTTGAATATGGAAGAAATAACCTCTGTGCCGCTCCTGGCCTTTTTGCAAGGAATGAGCATCTCCGGCATGTGGGACACTGCCCCGGTACCGGTCGATCTGGGCAGTTTTATGTCCAGCTTTACCCGCACGTTCACCGCCTCAATGGCTGGGCCGGAAGCAGTGGGGCGCAACCTTGCCGTGGCACTGCGCGACTACATGAACGTTAACATGCGCCTGGGCTACCACTTTAATACCATTGACGCCTATATCTCCGAGCAGATCAACGACAATTACATCTACTTTCGTTTTATTGGCGGCGTTACGGAGCTTGTGCGCCGTTCCCGCAGGGCCAGGTTTGTGGCGAACGTTCTTGACAGGTTTGACTTTCGCGTGGAAGTGCATGGAGACTTGGTGGTTGGCAGAATAAAAAAACTCTCCGTAACGCGCATGTTGGTTCGTATGCACATGCTTGGTGGCCTTGTAGGTTATGCTCGCCAGCTTGATGCCCGCCTGAACAGCGATGAACTGGTTGCAAAACACGCTCAGGCCTTTCTGGAGGCCATCAAATCCACAATCCCGGCTGAACTTGCCGAGCCAACGGGAGGAAAGAACAATGGCACTGCGCATCTTGGTGCTTGATGACGAACCTATTGTCTGCAAACGCCTGAAACCGGCATTTCAGAAGTCTGGTTATGAAGTTGAAACATTCACAGACAGCGCAGCTGCATTGCGCCGCATGGCTGAAACGGCTTTTGATGTAATTATAACAGACCTTAAAATGGAAGGAGTGGACGGATTTCAGGTTTTAGAACGCGCAAGAGAGCTGCTGCCACAAGCGCGTATTGTGGTCATTACCGGATTTGCGACGCTGGACACCGCGAAGGAATCGTTCCGCAAGGGAGCCTTTGATTTTGTGGCCAAACCCTTCAAGCTGGGCGGCATCATTGAATGCGTGCGCCGTCTGGAGGAAAGCATAACGCCCTCGCCCGCAAACCGTTAAAATACAGAGTGCCGCGACTGCAACCCCTTGCCTGGACGTGCTGGGTTCATGGCAATGAGGGAACCGCTGGCTGACCTGTTGCTTCAGATACACATGCAGGAGTATACAGTCACTGTGGGCGCAGTCCTAACGTGCCGACAACGCCAATACGGCCGAGCATCAAGCGCAGACTGGGATTTTGCCGCCCCACCAGGCAACTTGTTTAGGTTTAGCCCGCAGCCTTGTCGGAGCTGACGGCGTCAAATCCGCGCAACGGGATTAGCCACCAGTTTAACGGGGCATCCGCATTGGCTTTTTCTCCCTCGGGGGCTGCATGTATACTTTTGATCTTTTATGTTTCTGCATTTCCGTGGCTCTCTACACCGCGTATAATCTCTACATCCGTTTCAGGGAATCATCCAATCCCGGCTACACAATCCACGGCATATCACGGACGGCACGGGTTCAGTGGGTGGCATCCATTCTTGAAAAAAAGAATGGCATTCTTGCCGTGCAAACTCTGCGCAACGCCACTATGGCCTCTACCTTTATGGCCTCCACAAGCGTTCTGCTGGCCGTGGGGGTGCTCTCCCTTACTGGCAATGGGGAAAATGTCCGGCACACATGGCACTCGCTGAACTTTTTTGGTTCTGTGGAGCCGGGCATGTTTGCCTTCAAGATTCTTGCCCTTTTGCTGAATTTTTTTCTGGCTTTTTTTTGCTTTACCTCATCGCTCAGGTTGTACACGCATGTGGCCTTCATGCTGGGCGCGGAATCCGGGCAGCTGGATTCCGACCAGCTTGGCAGCATGGCAGAAAAATACCTGAATATGGGAGCAAACCATTTTTATTTGGGAATGCGCGCCTTCTATTTCACTGTGCCGCTGGTTTTCTGGATTTTTGGCGCGCAGTTCATGATTTTTGGCACTGCGTTTCTGATCAGCATCATCTTTATTCTCGATAAGACGCCACAACACAAAGAGAGTTAGATATTATCTTGAAATATCTTTCCATTATATCCATGGTAATCTCGTAAAAAATTCTGCATTTTAGCATAAGTTAATGCCGCTACATGCGCATTTATTTTAACTTTCTATGAATACAGTCATGCAAATAAAGTATATTTACAAATATAACAGCACATACGAGAAAATTACAAATTTTTCACAACTCATATATATTCATTATTTCAGCACAGCGTATTCAACTGTTATATATAAACGCTTCATGTAAGCATAATTAATGACACCCTCACCACTGTTATCATTCAAATGCATATTTTACATACATTTGAGTTAGGTATGCGATTTTTTTCAATCTTAACGCAAGTCAGATAGAATTGACGGCGTAGTAGGCAAGAGGTACTTTATTCTTGTCAAAGAATGTTTGTAATCAAATGGAAAAGTCAACCATGGGAGGGAAAGGCATGAAGATTGTGTTTTCTGGATTGGTTCTAGGACTTATGACCATATGTTTGGTGGCTTGCAGCAAAAACGCCCCTCAACCTTCTGCCCAGCCAAATGAAACGCTGGTGATGAGTTCTGAGGTTGAGAGCACGGTGGCAAAGGTTGAAGCTATTGATCTCAAAGCGCGCAAGTTAACCTTGAGCAGCCTTCAGGGTGATTTGTTTATTATTCATGTGAGCAAGGAAGCCGTTAATCTGCGGCGCGTAAAGAAAGGAGATATGGTCGATATTTCCTACGGGCGTGAACTGACAGTGTGGTTGGCGGAGCCTGGTTCTGTGGCTGACGAACAGGCTACGGCTGTTGTCAGGGCCAAACCCGGATCCCAGCCGCAGGGCATGGGAGTAAGGGAATCGAACTTTACCGCCAAGATACTTGCCATGGATAAAGTCAACGAGCTGGCCAAGCTTGAACTTGCCAACGGTTCTGTGGTGGTGGTCAAGGTGCAAAATCCAGAGAACCTCAAAAAGCTTAAGGTCGGGGATACGCTGGGCATAAGCTACCTTGAGGTTGTTGATATCGCCGTACGGAAGGGCTCCAAGCAGAGCTCCAAGCAGGGGTCCAAGCGTTGATTCAATAGGCTTGGTGTATTCGGCCATATTAATGAGGGGAATGGTCAATGAACGGGAAAATCCTTCGGCGTTTGATGATCTTTTTATCCCTGCTTGCACTTGTGGTCGTTGCTCTTCCCGCGCCCTCCATGGCAGACAGCGCGGCATCCATCAATTATGATGTTACT
Protein-coding sequences here:
- a CDS encoding DUF599 domain-containing protein — encoded protein: MYTFDLLCFCISVALYTAYNLYIRFRESSNPGYTIHGISRTARVQWVASILEKKNGILAVQTLRNATMASTFMASTSVLLAVGVLSLTGNGENVRHTWHSLNFFGSVEPGMFAFKILALLLNFFLAFFCFTSSLRLYTHVAFMLGAESGQLDSDQLGSMAEKYLNMGANHFYLGMRAFYFTVPLVFWIFGAQFMIFGTAFLISIIFILDKTPQHKES